Proteins encoded within one genomic window of Humulus lupulus chromosome 1, drHumLupu1.1, whole genome shotgun sequence:
- the LOC133833054 gene encoding secreted RxLR effector protein 161-like, translated as MESVPYSEAIDCLMYSMVSTRPDLAYPISVLSRYMANPGEPHWEGLKWLLRYIKGTLNYGLHLKKAKGQIQLEGFVDSDYAANRDNRKSVTSFIFLLNGNCICWKTQLQPVVALSTTEAEFMAVTEAIKQGIWLQGLLKELKMLKGRVTVYSDSQSAIHLSKNPVYHERSKHIDIR; from the coding sequence ATGGAAAGTGTTCCTTATTCAGAAGCAATAGATTGCTTAATGTACTCAATGGTGAGTACCAGACCTGATCTAGCCTATCCTATAAGTGTACTAAGTAGGTATATGGCTAATCCAGGCGAACCTCATTGGGAAGGTTTGAAATGGTTGTTAAGATACATCAAAGGCACTTTGAATTATGGATTGCACCTCAAGAAAGCCAAGGGACAGATTCAATTGGAAGGATTCGTGGATTCTGATTATGCAGCAAATAGAGACAATAGGAAGTCAGTAACTTCATTTATTTTCTTGTTGAATGGAAATTGTATTTGCTGGAAAACTCAACTACAACCTGTGGTGGCATTATCTACAACTGAGGCAGAATTTATGGCAGTAACTGAAGCTATTAAACAGGGAATTTGGCTTCAAGGTTTACTCAAAGAGCTAAAGATGTTGAAGGGAAGAGTTACTGTATATTCAGATAGTCAGTCAGCAATTCATCTCAGCAAAAATCCAGTGTACCATGAGCGTTCAAAGCACATTGACATTAGGTAG